One genomic segment of Actinomycetota bacterium includes these proteins:
- a CDS encoding PIN domain-containing protein: MPFIATFDANVLYPISLCDLFITTLESGLYRAHWSTEILAEVGRTYQRNFPEKDLSLIQRRIDLMNVAEPAALIDPPRELIDAMTNDPKDRHVLATAVAVGADVLVTFNLDDFPEDSCSPYGVEPQHPDEFVEHLVDLDPTAIWRSLEKMAGRRRNPPATPEDVRSYLAEHDLPGAMRLLAETERGRT, from the coding sequence ATGCCGTTCATCGCGACCTTCGACGCCAATGTTCTGTATCCCATCAGCCTTTGCGACCTCTTCATTACGACCCTCGAAAGCGGTCTCTACCGCGCGCATTGGAGTACAGAGATTCTGGCCGAAGTCGGCCGCACCTATCAGAGAAATTTCCCTGAGAAGGACCTTTCCCTTATTCAACGCAGGATTGATCTGATGAACGTGGCGGAGCCGGCGGCGCTCATCGATCCGCCTCGCGAACTCATAGATGCGATGACGAATGATCCGAAGGACCGCCATGTACTCGCGACAGCGGTTGCGGTGGGGGCCGATGTGCTTGTGACATTCAACCTTGATGACTTCCCTGAGGATTCCTGCAGCCCGTACGGAGTCGAACCACAGCACCCTGATGAGTTCGTAGAGCATCTGGTCGACCTCGATCCGACGGCCATTTGGAGGTCCCTAGAAAAGATGGCAGGTCGACGCAGGAATCCGCCGGCAACTCCGGAAGATGTGCGCTCCTATTTGGCGGAGCATGACTTGCCAGGAGCGATGCGGCTACTGGCCGAAACGGAACGAGGTCGTACTTAA
- a CDS encoding DUF429 domain-containing protein, protein MNVVVGVDAYKGGWVTVALRDRLVERCGVYGRIEQLLEDHSGASVVGVDIPIGLPARDARQADALARTFVGPRRSSVFSTPPRAVLEAATYQEALEVTRNLGVVGISKQSFGLAPKILEVDEAARSDERVVEVHPEVSFRAMAGQTLKYSKKSWNGAAIRRQLLAQHDIVLPDGLGEAGLAPVDDVLDAAAAAWTADRIARGKGVSLPDPPEELADGGKAAIWY, encoded by the coding sequence ATGAATGTCGTGGTGGGTGTCGATGCCTATAAGGGGGGATGGGTGACGGTCGCCCTGCGTGATCGATTGGTCGAACGATGCGGCGTCTACGGTCGAATAGAGCAACTCCTGGAGGACCATTCGGGGGCTTCTGTCGTCGGGGTTGATATTCCGATCGGGCTTCCGGCCAGGGACGCGCGGCAGGCAGACGCGCTCGCTCGAACGTTCGTCGGTCCACGCCGTAGCAGCGTGTTCTCGACCCCACCTCGCGCAGTGCTCGAGGCAGCGACCTATCAGGAGGCGCTTGAGGTCACGCGCAACCTCGGGGTTGTCGGCATTTCGAAGCAGAGCTTTGGGCTCGCTCCCAAGATCCTGGAAGTGGACGAGGCCGCCAGGAGTGACGAGCGCGTCGTCGAGGTTCATCCAGAGGTCTCGTTCCGGGCGATGGCCGGCCAGACGCTGAAGTATTCGAAGAAGTCATGGAACGGCGCCGCTATCCGACGACAGCTTCTAGCGCAGCACGACATCGTGCTTCCCGACGGGCTGGGCGAAGCAGGTCTCGCTCCGGTCGATGATGTGCTGGACGCTGCCGCAGCAGCATGGACCGCTGACCGGATAGCCAGAGGTAAAGGCGTAAGCCTTCCGGATCCTCCGGAAGAACTCGCTGATGGCGGCAAGGCAGCCATCTGGTATTGA
- a CDS encoding relaxase domain-containing protein → MLNIGKLARGQQHYYLNSVARGVEDYYMGSGEPPGYWLGGGATDLGLEGRVLERALTPVLEGSDPATGEVISHRQHKARMPGFDLTFRAPKSVSLLHALGPKDASNEVVNAHDAAIAAALAYLERHTAVGRRGTDGVEPIGSSGFVAAAFRHRTSRAGDPLLHTHVLVANLIHCWDHKWSALDGRLLYSHAKTAGYLYQAQLRKELTRRLGVEWTQVRNGTAEIEGIPRATITEFSRRRAEIEIRMEQRGEHSARAAQVATLDTRRAKDHKVRPEGLQPEWERRAKGVGLTRNDLANVLDRTQETRRRLSRDLAEELFGPDGLTRDASSFTVREVIQALCERRGPAVSALEIEREAERLLSSDLVVRLSAAKSDFLLTSSSLRLANGQVVPAVNDGTRYSTKELIRLEERLIRRAVDRQTDSVGIADRAVLREILARRSSLTPEQHRMVEGLTRSGRGVDVAVGKAGAGKTFALDAAREVWESSGIKVIGCALSARAAKELQAGSGIESSTLAALMKDLDDWNAPGLDSDSVVVVDEAGMVGTRQLDALLNHAEDAGAKVVLVGDDKQLPEIAAGGAFRALKEQLPAIELSEVRRQTNSWERDALELLREGRSAEAVEVYGERDRLVVGRDAAETRAALVADWWQASQQGQAVMIAARKADVADLNDKARTILKAEGVLGDEELVMRGRPFAVGDEVMTLRNERSLGVINGSRGVVQSVDLHAGQLEVRLADDRIVTLSTEYLEAGHVTHAYAITGHKAQGMTTDRSFVLGDDSLYREWGYVAMSRGREENRLYVVMGDGHGRDDVGGAVERPYQVDQLVRSLERSRAKSLAFDPYGDIAEKDSKSLRVEQETIYEQLSRGPRDPRDKLIQVRQEVERIGQLLQQERRAAAEAEEKLASMGAVAKARRKAEVERLRRKVNRSRRAQNSLTGKLRLLADQENELVQSQQQWDRWTREQSPLVTRVEEIESELERRNRATLRDRENNLPKYLESWVGAMPERPSEKHEWRKAVSAIEGYRERYGITDEKRALGPEPRNADQRWEKEQVERHIEEHNGRRLGRSHDNDVGLERSLEMSL, encoded by the coding sequence AGCACTACTACCTGAACTCGGTCGCCCGCGGGGTCGAGGACTACTACATGGGGTCCGGGGAGCCCCCGGGCTACTGGCTCGGAGGCGGAGCCACCGACCTCGGGCTCGAAGGTCGGGTGCTCGAACGGGCGCTGACGCCAGTCCTCGAGGGGTCCGATCCGGCGACCGGCGAGGTGATCAGCCACCGCCAGCACAAGGCCCGCATGCCCGGGTTCGATCTCACCTTCCGGGCCCCGAAGTCCGTCTCGCTGCTCCACGCGCTGGGTCCTAAGGACGCCTCGAACGAGGTCGTGAATGCTCACGACGCCGCGATTGCCGCCGCCCTCGCCTACCTCGAACGCCATACCGCCGTCGGCCGGCGCGGGACAGATGGAGTCGAGCCGATCGGCTCATCCGGTTTCGTGGCGGCCGCCTTCCGCCACCGGACCTCGCGCGCCGGCGACCCCCTGCTCCACACCCATGTGCTCGTCGCGAATCTCATCCATTGCTGGGACCACAAGTGGAGCGCTCTCGATGGGCGCCTCCTCTACAGCCACGCCAAAACGGCCGGCTATCTCTACCAAGCTCAGCTCCGCAAGGAACTGACCCGTCGGCTCGGGGTGGAGTGGACGCAGGTTCGCAACGGCACGGCTGAGATCGAGGGCATCCCGCGGGCAACCATCACCGAGTTCTCCCGTCGACGCGCGGAGATCGAGATCCGCATGGAGCAGCGCGGGGAGCACAGCGCCAGGGCCGCTCAGGTCGCGACCCTCGACACTCGCCGCGCCAAGGATCACAAGGTTCGTCCTGAGGGCCTCCAGCCTGAGTGGGAGCGACGCGCGAAGGGGGTCGGTCTGACCCGCAACGATCTGGCGAACGTGCTGGATCGGACTCAGGAGACCCGGAGGCGTTTGTCGCGTGATCTCGCGGAGGAGCTGTTCGGGCCGGATGGACTTACGCGGGATGCGAGCAGCTTCACCGTGCGCGAGGTGATCCAGGCCCTCTGTGAGCGACGCGGGCCGGCCGTCTCGGCCTTAGAGATCGAGAGGGAGGCGGAGCGACTCCTTTCTTCCGATCTCGTCGTGCGGCTGTCGGCGGCCAAGTCCGACTTCCTGCTCACCTCGAGCTCGCTGCGGCTCGCCAATGGTCAGGTCGTGCCGGCGGTGAACGACGGCACCCGCTATTCGACCAAGGAGCTGATCCGACTCGAAGAACGGCTCATCCGCCGAGCAGTCGATCGGCAGACGGACTCCGTCGGGATCGCCGACAGAGCTGTCCTGAGAGAGATCCTGGCGCGTCGAAGCTCGCTCACGCCCGAGCAGCACCGAATGGTCGAAGGCCTGACGCGCAGCGGCAGAGGTGTGGACGTCGCGGTTGGTAAGGCAGGCGCCGGCAAGACGTTCGCTCTCGATGCGGCCCGTGAAGTGTGGGAATCGTCTGGGATCAAGGTCATCGGGTGTGCGCTGTCGGCTCGCGCCGCCAAGGAGCTCCAGGCGGGTTCTGGAATCGAAAGCTCCACGCTGGCAGCCCTGATGAAGGATCTCGATGATTGGAACGCGCCTGGCCTTGATAGTGATTCGGTCGTCGTGGTCGATGAAGCCGGGATGGTCGGGACCCGCCAGCTCGACGCGCTTCTGAACCACGCCGAGGACGCTGGCGCCAAGGTCGTCCTCGTCGGCGACGACAAGCAGCTCCCGGAGATCGCTGCTGGGGGAGCCTTCCGGGCGTTGAAGGAACAGCTTCCGGCAATCGAGTTGTCCGAGGTGAGACGTCAGACCAACTCGTGGGAGCGCGATGCTCTCGAGCTTCTCCGCGAAGGCCGGTCAGCCGAGGCGGTCGAGGTGTACGGCGAGCGTGACCGACTCGTGGTCGGGAGAGATGCTGCAGAGACGCGAGCCGCATTGGTTGCTGATTGGTGGCAGGCCTCGCAGCAAGGGCAGGCGGTGATGATCGCGGCGCGCAAGGCGGATGTTGCGGATCTCAATGACAAGGCTCGGACGATCCTCAAGGCAGAGGGTGTCTTGGGCGACGAGGAGCTAGTCATGCGTGGCCGGCCCTTCGCCGTCGGCGACGAGGTAATGACTCTTCGCAACGAGCGCAGTCTTGGCGTCATCAACGGCAGCCGAGGGGTGGTCCAGAGCGTTGACCTCCATGCTGGTCAGCTAGAGGTCCGCTTGGCCGACGACCGAATCGTGACCCTCTCGACCGAATATCTGGAAGCTGGTCACGTCACTCACGCCTACGCCATCACGGGCCACAAGGCGCAAGGGATGACCACAGATCGGTCGTTCGTGCTGGGCGATGATTCGCTCTACAGAGAGTGGGGCTACGTCGCGATGTCTCGCGGCCGCGAGGAAAACCGCCTCTACGTTGTCATGGGCGATGGTCACGGTCGCGACGATGTCGGTGGAGCCGTCGAACGCCCTTACCAGGTGGATCAACTCGTGCGTTCTCTGGAACGGAGCAGGGCTAAGTCGCTCGCCTTTGACCCGTACGGCGACATCGCGGAGAAGGACTCGAAGTCGCTCCGGGTCGAGCAAGAGACGATCTACGAGCAATTGTCACGAGGTCCCCGTGATCCGAGGGACAAGTTGATCCAGGTGCGCCAAGAGGTTGAGCGGATAGGTCAGTTGCTGCAGCAGGAGCGTCGCGCGGCCGCCGAGGCGGAGGAGAAGCTCGCCTCCATGGGAGCTGTCGCCAAGGCGCGCCGGAAGGCCGAGGTCGAGAGACTCCGCCGAAAGGTCAACCGCTCGAGGCGGGCCCAGAACAGCCTGACGGGGAAACTGCGGTTGCTAGCCGATCAAGAGAATGAGCTCGTCCAGTCGCAACAGCAGTGGGATCGCTGGACTCGGGAGCAGAGTCCGTTAGTGACACGCGTAGAGGAGATCGAGAGCGAACTGGAGCGCCGCAACCGGGCCACGCTCCGTGATCGAGAGAACAACCTGCCGAAGTATCTAGAGAGCTGGGTCGGAGCAATGCCGGAGCGTCCGTCGGAGAAGCATGAGTGGCGCAAGGCAGTTTCGGCCATCGAGGGCTATCGGGAGCGATACGGAATCACCGATGAGAAACGAGCACTCGGACCAGAGCCGCGCAATGCTGACCAGCGGTGGGAGAAGGAGCAGGTGGAGCGACACATCGAGGAACACAACGGCCGACGCTTGGGCCGCTCTCATGACAACGACGTCGGCCTCGAACGTAGCTTGGAGATGAGTCTCTAG